Proteins from a single region of Festucalex cinctus isolate MCC-2025b chromosome 19, RoL_Fcin_1.0, whole genome shotgun sequence:
- the LOC144007726 gene encoding uncharacterized protein LOC144007726, which yields MWSSSSSSLPDISGAQEASAAAGRADERADASTDADDVDAHPNANGEKLLTGMGGGTGATGALTSSEGGVSQPEYTGTADGHFLLGLPGQDTWSDSTDQEGPTESDVITRAEGEHTGDQSASTPAAGHAHSSWSSSASPSARQEGGDRSQANGNGRQTHLLDKDGVTQLTSVSRPSVDLQAHQLPWTRRWASARVLPLSTLAQDNWRVRTDGTESSAHVHVRSEPAGGTLADTPLTGTPAWATDAVTMATHSEATGRPLQDSSGGRAWQDPHKADSVTERLDAAWGAGPEAADNADVEDTC from the exons ATgtggtcgtcgtcgtcgtcatccctCCCCGACATCAGCG GTGCTCAGGAGGCCTCGGCGGCTGCAGGACGCGCCGACGAGAGAGCGGATGCGTCGACAG ATGCTGACGACGTGGACGCGCATCCAAACG CCAATGGAGAGAAACTGTTGACCGGAATGGGCGGAGGCACGGGAGCCACAG GAGCGCTGACGTCATCGGAGGGAGGGGTCTCTCAGCCGGAGTACACAG GAACCGCCGACGGCCACTTCCTGCTCGGCCTGCCGG GCCAAGACACTTGGAGCGACTCCACAG ACCAAGAAGGTCCGACTGAGTCTGACGTCATCACGCGAGCGGAAGGCGAGCACACCGGGGACCAATCCGCTTCTACTCCTGCCGCAGGCCACGCCCACTCGT CATGGTCCTCCTCCGCATCGCCCTCAGCCCGGCAAGAAG GCGGCGACCGCTCCCAAGCAAACG GAAATGGCCGACAGACTCATCTGCTGGACAAAGATGGAG TGACTCAGCTGACTTCCGTCAGCCGACCTTCAGTCGACCTTCAGGCTCACCAACTCCCGTGGACCCGTCGGTGGGCGAGCGCTCGCGTTCTTCCCCTGTCAACTTTGGCCCAGGACAACTGGCGTGTACGCACGGACGGCACGG AGTCGTCCGCGCACGTGCACGTGCGCAGCGAGCCGGCAGGGGGCACCTTGGCCGACACTCCGCTCACAG GCACGCCGGCGTGGGCCACCGATGCCGTTACCATGGCAACCCATTCAG AGGCGACAGGAAGGcccctgcaggactcca GCGGCGGTCGGGCGTGGCAAGACCCCCACAAGGCCG ATTCCGTCACGGAACGCTTGGACGCCGCCTGGGGTGCGGGTCCTGAAG CTGCGGACAACGCGGACGTGGAGGACACCTGCTGA
- the hsf1 gene encoding heat shock factor protein 1 isoform X4, translated as MEYARGSLEGSLLAASNVPAFLSKLWTLLEDPDTDPLICWSPSGTSFHVYDQGRFSKEVLPKFFKHNNMASFIRQLNMYGFRKVVHMEQGGLLKPEKDDTEFQHPFFVRGQEHLLEKIKRKVTNVSAAAAAARQEEGKMSSHEVSKLLSDVQAMKGKQESMDSKIMAMKHENEALWRELVCLRQKHAQQQKMVNKLIHFLVSLVQSNRIMGVKRKLPLMLNDSGSAHSLPKYARAFSLEPAPSILPPGSSAGSGGPIISDVTELATPPPPEALGEWMRVGKGPAEEEEPATPDVAVASPDTPLSPTTFIDSILQDGDASDAGTLSTAAARPRPFTATNPDPASTCQTVVCIDKSELTDHVETIDNSLENLQNILNSQTFTFDTSPLMEFFNPSCPPGDFDISALDTLLCDNLAKGAEGSDDAGKQLVQYTPVQTCEGVADLPALLELEAEPFLSPDLSAGLNSDL; from the exons GCTGGAAGGCTCGCTGCTGGCAGCCAGTAACGTCCCGGCCTTCCTCAgcaaactgtggactttgttgGAAGACCCCGACACCGACCCGCTCATCTGCTGGAGCCCG AGCGGAACCAGTTTCCACGTGTACGATCAGGGTCGCTTCTCCAAAGAGGTCCTGCCCAAATTCTTCAAACACAACAACATGGCCAGCTTCATTCGGCAGCTCAACATGT ACGGCTTCCGCAAGGTGGTCCACATGGAGCAGGGCGGCCTGCTGAAGCCCGAGAAAGACGACACGGAGTTCCAGCACCCGTTCTTCGTGCGAGGCCAGGAGCACTTGCTGGAGAAGATCAAACGCAAAGTCACCAAC gtgtcggcggcggcggcggcggcgcgtcAGGAGGAGGGCAAGATGTCGTCTCACGAGGTCAGCAAGCTCCTGAGCGACGTGCAGGCCATGAAGGGAAAGCAGGAGAGCATGGACTCCAAAATCATGGCCATGAAACA TGAGAACGAGGCTTTGTGGAGGGAGTTGGTGTGTCTGAGACAGAAGCACGCTCAGCAGCAGAAAATGGTCAACAAG TTGATCCACTTCCTGGTGTCGCTGGTGCAGTCCAACAGGATCATGGGAGTCAAGCGCAAACT CCCGCTGATGCTCAACGACTCGGGCTCCGCCCACTCGCTGCCCAAGTACGCCCGCGCCTTTTCCTTGGAGCCCGCGCCCTCCATCTTGCCGCCGGGGTCCTCCGCGGGCTCGGGGGGGCCCATCATCTCAGACGTCACCGAGCTGGCCACGCCCCCTCCGCCCGAGGCGCTCGGCGAGTGGATGCGAGTCGG GaaggggccggcggaggaggaggagccggcGACCCCCGACGTGGCGGTTGCCTCGCCAGACACGCCCCTTTCTCCCACCACCTTCATCGACTCCATCCTGCAAGACGGCGACGCGTCCGACGCAGGCACGCTGTCAACGGCGG CTGCCAGGCCTCGTCCGTTCACCGCCACCAACCCGGACCCGGCGTCCACCTGCCAGACGGTCGTGTGCATTGACAA GTCGGAATTGACGGATCACGTCGAGACGATTGACAACAGTCTGGAAAACCTGCAGAACATCCTCAACAGCCAAACCTTCACCTTTGACACGTCGCCGCTCATggag TTCTTCAACCCGTCGTGTCCGCCGGGAGATTTCGACATCAGCGCGTTGGACACG CTTCTGTGTGACAACTTGGCCAAAGGAGCCGAGGGAAGCGACGATGCCG gCAAGCAGCTGGTGCAGTACACGCCCGTGCAGACTTGCGAGGGCGTCGCCGACCTGCCGGCGCTTCTGGAGCTGGAGGCGGAGCCTTTCCTCAGCCCTGACCTGAGCGCCGGCTTGAACTCTGACCTCTGA
- the hsf1 gene encoding heat shock factor protein 1 isoform X7: MASFIRQLNMYGFRKVVHMEQGGLLKPEKDDTEFQHPFFVRGQEHLLEKIKRKVTNVSAAAAAARQEEGKMSSHEVSKLLSDVQAMKGKQESMDSKIMAMKHENEALWRELVCLRQKHAQQQKMVNKLIHFLVSLVQSNRIMGVKRKLPLMLNDSGSAHSLPKYARAFSLEPAPSILPPGSSAGSGGPIISDVTELATPPPPEALGEWMRVGKGPAEEEEPATPDVAVASPDTPLSPTTFIDSILQDGDASDAGTLSTAAARPRPFTATNPDPASTCQTVVCIDKSELTDHVETIDNSLENLQNILNSQTFTFDTSPLMEFFNPSCPPGDFDISALDTLLCDNLAKGAEGSDDAGKQLVQYTPVQTCEGVADLPALLELEAEPFLSPDLSAGLNSDL, translated from the exons ATGGCCAGCTTCATTCGGCAGCTCAACATGT ACGGCTTCCGCAAGGTGGTCCACATGGAGCAGGGCGGCCTGCTGAAGCCCGAGAAAGACGACACGGAGTTCCAGCACCCGTTCTTCGTGCGAGGCCAGGAGCACTTGCTGGAGAAGATCAAACGCAAAGTCACCAAC gtgtcggcggcggcggcggcggcgcgtcAGGAGGAGGGCAAGATGTCGTCTCACGAGGTCAGCAAGCTCCTGAGCGACGTGCAGGCCATGAAGGGAAAGCAGGAGAGCATGGACTCCAAAATCATGGCCATGAAACA TGAGAACGAGGCTTTGTGGAGGGAGTTGGTGTGTCTGAGACAGAAGCACGCTCAGCAGCAGAAAATGGTCAACAAG TTGATCCACTTCCTGGTGTCGCTGGTGCAGTCCAACAGGATCATGGGAGTCAAGCGCAAACT CCCGCTGATGCTCAACGACTCGGGCTCCGCCCACTCGCTGCCCAAGTACGCCCGCGCCTTTTCCTTGGAGCCCGCGCCCTCCATCTTGCCGCCGGGGTCCTCCGCGGGCTCGGGGGGGCCCATCATCTCAGACGTCACCGAGCTGGCCACGCCCCCTCCGCCCGAGGCGCTCGGCGAGTGGATGCGAGTCGG GaaggggccggcggaggaggaggagccggcGACCCCCGACGTGGCGGTTGCCTCGCCAGACACGCCCCTTTCTCCCACCACCTTCATCGACTCCATCCTGCAAGACGGCGACGCGTCCGACGCAGGCACGCTGTCAACGGCGG CTGCCAGGCCTCGTCCGTTCACCGCCACCAACCCGGACCCGGCGTCCACCTGCCAGACGGTCGTGTGCATTGACAA GTCGGAATTGACGGATCACGTCGAGACGATTGACAACAGTCTGGAAAACCTGCAGAACATCCTCAACAGCCAAACCTTCACCTTTGACACGTCGCCGCTCATggag TTCTTCAACCCGTCGTGTCCGCCGGGAGATTTCGACATCAGCGCGTTGGACACG CTTCTGTGTGACAACTTGGCCAAAGGAGCCGAGGGAAGCGACGATGCCG gCAAGCAGCTGGTGCAGTACACGCCCGTGCAGACTTGCGAGGGCGTCGCCGACCTGCCGGCGCTTCTGGAGCTGGAGGCGGAGCCTTTCCTCAGCCCTGACCTGAGCGCCGGCTTGAACTCTGACCTCTGA
- the hsf1 gene encoding heat shock factor protein 1 isoform X5 codes for MRRNVKMERLRKKKKREQFCCRAFCHNLPKKSSTWSGTSFHVYDQGRFSKEVLPKFFKHNNMASFIRQLNMYGFRKVVHMEQGGLLKPEKDDTEFQHPFFVRGQEHLLEKIKRKVTNVSAAAAAARQEEGKMSSHEVSKLLSDVQAMKGKQESMDSKIMAMKHENEALWRELVCLRQKHAQQQKMVNKLIHFLVSLVQSNRIMGVKRKLPLMLNDSGSAHSLPKYARAFSLEPAPSILPPGSSAGSGGPIISDVTELATPPPPEALGEWMRVGKGPAEEEEPATPDVAVASPDTPLSPTTFIDSILQDGDASDAGTLSTAAARPRPFTATNPDPASTCQTVVCIDKSELTDHVETIDNSLENLQNILNSQTFTFDTSPLMEFFNPSCPPGDFDISALDTLLCDNLAKGAEGSDDAGKQLVQYTPVQTCEGVADLPALLELEAEPFLSPDLSAGLNSDL; via the exons AGCGGAACCAGTTTCCACGTGTACGATCAGGGTCGCTTCTCCAAAGAGGTCCTGCCCAAATTCTTCAAACACAACAACATGGCCAGCTTCATTCGGCAGCTCAACATGT ACGGCTTCCGCAAGGTGGTCCACATGGAGCAGGGCGGCCTGCTGAAGCCCGAGAAAGACGACACGGAGTTCCAGCACCCGTTCTTCGTGCGAGGCCAGGAGCACTTGCTGGAGAAGATCAAACGCAAAGTCACCAAC gtgtcggcggcggcggcggcggcgcgtcAGGAGGAGGGCAAGATGTCGTCTCACGAGGTCAGCAAGCTCCTGAGCGACGTGCAGGCCATGAAGGGAAAGCAGGAGAGCATGGACTCCAAAATCATGGCCATGAAACA TGAGAACGAGGCTTTGTGGAGGGAGTTGGTGTGTCTGAGACAGAAGCACGCTCAGCAGCAGAAAATGGTCAACAAG TTGATCCACTTCCTGGTGTCGCTGGTGCAGTCCAACAGGATCATGGGAGTCAAGCGCAAACT CCCGCTGATGCTCAACGACTCGGGCTCCGCCCACTCGCTGCCCAAGTACGCCCGCGCCTTTTCCTTGGAGCCCGCGCCCTCCATCTTGCCGCCGGGGTCCTCCGCGGGCTCGGGGGGGCCCATCATCTCAGACGTCACCGAGCTGGCCACGCCCCCTCCGCCCGAGGCGCTCGGCGAGTGGATGCGAGTCGG GaaggggccggcggaggaggaggagccggcGACCCCCGACGTGGCGGTTGCCTCGCCAGACACGCCCCTTTCTCCCACCACCTTCATCGACTCCATCCTGCAAGACGGCGACGCGTCCGACGCAGGCACGCTGTCAACGGCGG CTGCCAGGCCTCGTCCGTTCACCGCCACCAACCCGGACCCGGCGTCCACCTGCCAGACGGTCGTGTGCATTGACAA GTCGGAATTGACGGATCACGTCGAGACGATTGACAACAGTCTGGAAAACCTGCAGAACATCCTCAACAGCCAAACCTTCACCTTTGACACGTCGCCGCTCATggag TTCTTCAACCCGTCGTGTCCGCCGGGAGATTTCGACATCAGCGCGTTGGACACG CTTCTGTGTGACAACTTGGCCAAAGGAGCCGAGGGAAGCGACGATGCCG gCAAGCAGCTGGTGCAGTACACGCCCGTGCAGACTTGCGAGGGCGTCGCCGACCTGCCGGCGCTTCTGGAGCTGGAGGCGGAGCCTTTCCTCAGCCCTGACCTGAGCGCCGGCTTGAACTCTGACCTCTGA
- the hsf1 gene encoding heat shock factor protein 1 isoform X6, producing the protein MRRPYWMWQARVPGGDDRKISLVLLGQSGTSFHVYDQGRFSKEVLPKFFKHNNMASFIRQLNMYGFRKVVHMEQGGLLKPEKDDTEFQHPFFVRGQEHLLEKIKRKVTNVSAAAAAARQEEGKMSSHEVSKLLSDVQAMKGKQESMDSKIMAMKHENEALWRELVCLRQKHAQQQKMVNKLIHFLVSLVQSNRIMGVKRKLPLMLNDSGSAHSLPKYARAFSLEPAPSILPPGSSAGSGGPIISDVTELATPPPPEALGEWMRVGKGPAEEEEPATPDVAVASPDTPLSPTTFIDSILQDGDASDAGTLSTAAARPRPFTATNPDPASTCQTVVCIDKSELTDHVETIDNSLENLQNILNSQTFTFDTSPLMEFFNPSCPPGDFDISALDTLLCDNLAKGAEGSDDAGKQLVQYTPVQTCEGVADLPALLELEAEPFLSPDLSAGLNSDL; encoded by the exons AGCGGAACCAGTTTCCACGTGTACGATCAGGGTCGCTTCTCCAAAGAGGTCCTGCCCAAATTCTTCAAACACAACAACATGGCCAGCTTCATTCGGCAGCTCAACATGT ACGGCTTCCGCAAGGTGGTCCACATGGAGCAGGGCGGCCTGCTGAAGCCCGAGAAAGACGACACGGAGTTCCAGCACCCGTTCTTCGTGCGAGGCCAGGAGCACTTGCTGGAGAAGATCAAACGCAAAGTCACCAAC gtgtcggcggcggcggcggcggcgcgtcAGGAGGAGGGCAAGATGTCGTCTCACGAGGTCAGCAAGCTCCTGAGCGACGTGCAGGCCATGAAGGGAAAGCAGGAGAGCATGGACTCCAAAATCATGGCCATGAAACA TGAGAACGAGGCTTTGTGGAGGGAGTTGGTGTGTCTGAGACAGAAGCACGCTCAGCAGCAGAAAATGGTCAACAAG TTGATCCACTTCCTGGTGTCGCTGGTGCAGTCCAACAGGATCATGGGAGTCAAGCGCAAACT CCCGCTGATGCTCAACGACTCGGGCTCCGCCCACTCGCTGCCCAAGTACGCCCGCGCCTTTTCCTTGGAGCCCGCGCCCTCCATCTTGCCGCCGGGGTCCTCCGCGGGCTCGGGGGGGCCCATCATCTCAGACGTCACCGAGCTGGCCACGCCCCCTCCGCCCGAGGCGCTCGGCGAGTGGATGCGAGTCGG GaaggggccggcggaggaggaggagccggcGACCCCCGACGTGGCGGTTGCCTCGCCAGACACGCCCCTTTCTCCCACCACCTTCATCGACTCCATCCTGCAAGACGGCGACGCGTCCGACGCAGGCACGCTGTCAACGGCGG CTGCCAGGCCTCGTCCGTTCACCGCCACCAACCCGGACCCGGCGTCCACCTGCCAGACGGTCGTGTGCATTGACAA GTCGGAATTGACGGATCACGTCGAGACGATTGACAACAGTCTGGAAAACCTGCAGAACATCCTCAACAGCCAAACCTTCACCTTTGACACGTCGCCGCTCATggag TTCTTCAACCCGTCGTGTCCGCCGGGAGATTTCGACATCAGCGCGTTGGACACG CTTCTGTGTGACAACTTGGCCAAAGGAGCCGAGGGAAGCGACGATGCCG gCAAGCAGCTGGTGCAGTACACGCCCGTGCAGACTTGCGAGGGCGTCGCCGACCTGCCGGCGCTTCTGGAGCTGGAGGCGGAGCCTTTCCTCAGCCCTGACCTGAGCGCCGGCTTGAACTCTGACCTCTGA